The following are encoded together in the Candidatus Zixiibacteriota bacterium genome:
- a CDS encoding VOC family protein: MISGGNATILVSNMDNAVKFYTDVLGFKLQYRSGDEWAQIDAGSGLSLGLHPAKAHTPKPGTLGSISVGLTPTEPLDTVVEILKSRGVVFSGPIVEDGGVRLAFLGDPDGNDLYLWEYRK, translated from the coding sequence ATGATTAGCGGAGGCAATGCGACAATCCTTGTCTCGAATATGGATAATGCGGTCAAGTTTTATACCGATGTTCTCGGCTTTAAATTGCAGTATCGTTCTGGCGATGAGTGGGCGCAGATTGACGCCGGCAGCGGCCTGTCGCTTGGGCTTCATCCGGCCAAAGCACACACACCAAAACCAGGTACACTCGGCTCGATCTCGGTCGGTCTGACACCCACTGAACCCTTAGATACGGTCGTTGAAATTCTTAAATCGCGCGGAGTTGTCTTCAGCGGGCCAATCGTTGAGGATGGAGGCGTTCGGCTTGCATTTTTAGGTGATCCTGACGGAAATGATTTGTATCTTTGGGAATACCGAAAATAA
- the rpiB gene encoding ribose 5-phosphate isomerase B: MKIALGADHKGFRFKGEIKKILLRLGHSVLDFGTDSEDSVDFPDYGLQVAHAVADHKSDFGITVCWTGNGMNITANKVKGVRSGMALNTEMAYYTRLHNDANVLSLAGKYTPEEELEEIVKTFIETKFEGGRHTARVEKIMKAEAGKEKA; this comes from the coding sequence GTGAAGATCGCATTGGGTGCTGATCATAAGGGATTTCGGTTCAAAGGAGAGATTAAAAAGATTCTTCTGCGTCTCGGTCACTCAGTTCTCGATTTTGGAACAGACAGCGAAGACTCAGTTGATTTCCCCGATTACGGCCTCCAAGTGGCACATGCCGTCGCAGATCACAAATCCGATTTTGGAATCACGGTCTGTTGGACCGGCAATGGAATGAATATCACCGCCAACAAAGTGAAAGGCGTCCGCTCTGGAATGGCCCTCAACACCGAGATGGCCTATTACACAAGACTACATAACGACGCCAATGTCCTCTCACTCGCCGGTAAATACACCCCCGAAGAAGAGCTTGAAGAGATAGTAAAGACTTTTATTGAGACGAAATTCGAAGGCGGACGGCACACTGCGCGAGTCGAGAAAATCATGAAAGCGGAAGCGGGAAAGGAAAAAGCATGA
- a CDS encoding branched-chain amino acid transaminase, with protein sequence MPLTPTEYIWMSGKFVKWEDAKVHVLSHVIHYGSSVFEGMRVYKTAGGSAAFRLKDHTQRLFNSAKIYYMDIPFSQEEINATILELVGMNRMDECYVRPVVYRGYGKVGVDPVGAPIEVSIATWNWGKYLGPEALENGVSVCVSSWNRMAPNTLPAMAKSGANYMNSQLMKLEARRHGYVEAIALDVYGNVSEGSGENIFIVRDGKLVTPTFSASILPGITRKCVMELASDIGVEVIEQNMPREALYLADEVFFTGSAAEITPISKIDGISIGNGACGPITRQLQKNFFNIIEGRAEDRHGWLTMIPVAKKAVTV encoded by the coding sequence ATGCCGCTAACACCGACTGAATACATTTGGATGAGTGGAAAATTCGTCAAATGGGAAGATGCAAAAGTTCACGTTCTCTCTCATGTTATACACTACGGCTCTTCTGTCTTTGAAGGAATGCGCGTCTATAAGACAGCTGGCGGTTCCGCCGCATTTCGTCTCAAAGACCACACCCAGCGGCTTTTTAATTCAGCCAAGATTTATTACATGGACATCCCCTTCTCACAAGAAGAAATCAATGCCACCATTCTTGAGCTTGTGGGAATGAACCGAATGGATGAATGCTACGTCCGTCCGGTTGTCTACCGTGGGTATGGCAAAGTCGGCGTAGACCCAGTGGGCGCGCCAATTGAAGTGTCAATAGCGACCTGGAACTGGGGGAAATACCTCGGCCCCGAAGCGCTTGAAAATGGAGTATCGGTTTGCGTCTCATCTTGGAATCGCATGGCGCCGAACACGCTTCCCGCTATGGCCAAATCCGGCGCAAATTACATGAACAGCCAGTTGATGAAGCTTGAAGCCCGACGTCATGGATATGTCGAAGCTATCGCCCTCGATGTCTACGGAAATGTTTCCGAAGGGTCAGGCGAAAATATATTTATCGTTCGTGACGGTAAACTGGTCACTCCAACATTTTCCGCATCCATACTGCCGGGTATCACCCGCAAATGTGTGATGGAACTCGCTTCTGATATAGGCGTCGAAGTTATAGAACAGAATATGCCCCGCGAGGCGTTATACCTGGCCGATGAAGTTTTCTTTACCGGCTCAGCGGCTGAAATCACACCGATCTCTAAAATAGATGGTATCAGTATCGGCAATGGCGCATGCGGCCCAATCACCAGACAGTTGCAGAAGAATTTCTTTAACATAATCGAAGGCCGCGCCGAAGACCGTCATGGCTGGTTGACCATGATACCTGTCGCAAAAAAAGCTGTCACGGTTTAA